The following coding sequences are from one Natronorubrum halophilum window:
- a CDS encoding chymotrypsin family serine protease, whose translation MVDNDELEKMGRRRYMNTLAGLGVSGAAIPALSQGVLANVTKNPKEDVPYISHYEAKSIDDSSKIPSGKKAVFNTISRQEWTQVEAACKVAEKLQTKLNKNHQGGMIRPAITTIDNQKEVELVHTTIVRTNPDGEEINIKPNISLKELESQFSGKSSATVGKNLDISTETITMPVHVTEEVRHETAYYDDQYRPLVGGCQFEVKGYPGSAPACSLATPAYSTRHDEYVMITAGHCFAETGGSDDAMQPADNWNDKHQIGYGDDIEFESSDGDVQLDGATIRLDNKDVSYELAGGGNKVIGGITTWDHVRYNLEGDSSATVNLQGRTSGRTNGYVDKIYPSNYAFRNTANCDTGDSGGTQYEEPYDDGIVSIVGVQSWGNDIYSGGFRYSGGNSIEHLQDELGFEVIKGSS comes from the coding sequence ATGGTTGACAATGATGAACTAGAAAAGATGGGGCGTCGCCGTTACATGAACACTCTGGCAGGGCTTGGAGTTTCTGGGGCTGCAATTCCAGCGCTCAGTCAAGGAGTTTTGGCTAACGTCACCAAAAACCCAAAAGAAGATGTGCCATATATTTCACACTACGAAGCAAAGAGTATAGATGATAGTTCCAAAATACCAAGTGGAAAAAAAGCAGTTTTTAACACGATCTCTCGCCAAGAATGGACACAAGTGGAGGCAGCATGTAAAGTGGCTGAGAAACTTCAAACGAAGCTTAATAAAAATCATCAAGGAGGAATGATACGGCCAGCAATCACAACGATCGACAACCAGAAAGAGGTTGAACTCGTTCATACAACGATTGTCCGAACGAATCCTGACGGAGAAGAAATAAATATTAAGCCAAATATTAGTTTAAAGGAACTCGAGTCTCAATTTTCTGGAAAATCATCTGCGACTGTTGGCAAGAACCTAGATATTTCCACAGAGACCATTACAATGCCGGTACATGTGACAGAAGAGGTAAGACATGAAACAGCATACTACGACGATCAGTACCGGCCGCTCGTTGGGGGGTGTCAATTTGAGGTTAAAGGTTACCCAGGATCAGCACCAGCCTGCTCATTAGCTACTCCTGCTTATAGTACCCGACATGACGAATATGTGATGATTACAGCAGGCCATTGCTTTGCTGAAACGGGCGGTAGTGATGATGCCATGCAACCAGCAGATAATTGGAATGATAAACATCAAATTGGTTATGGTGACGATATTGAATTTGAATCAAGCGATGGCGATGTCCAGTTAGATGGTGCAACTATTCGGTTGGACAATAAAGATGTGTCATATGAATTAGCAGGAGGGGGAAATAAAGTTATTGGTGGCATTACGACATGGGACCATGTACGTTATAACTTAGAAGGGGATAGTTCTGCTACCGTCAATCTCCAAGGTCGAACATCAGGTCGAACTAATGGATATGTGGATAAAATCTATCCATCAAATTATGCGTTTCGCAACACCGCCAACTGTGATACAGGTGACTCAGGTGGCACGCAGTATGAAGAGCCCTACGATGACGGTATAGTATCCATTGTTGGTGTACAATCGTGGGGCAATGACATATACAGCGGTGGATTCCGATACAGTGGTGGAAATTCGATAGAACATCTGCAAGATGAACTTGGATTTGAAGTGATCAAAGGCTCGTCATGA
- a CDS encoding phage NrS-1 polymerase family protein: MRPNGRAVGGGSVVSESTISVLPEQLRERDQWVCWREESRDGKPTKIPVTPGSGEFASSTDPDTWASIETALEYADSGDADGVGFVFTDDDPIVGVDLDDCRNPETRDAEDAAQDIIERLDSYTEISPSGTGFHVLIEGELPDGRNRRGSIELYDTARFFTVTGDSLEEMPGHVARRQDALEAIHREYVQDSESDGTSESGYRGVTDDQASTDTAGDVDLEDKELLEKAQNASNGEKFERLWNGNMAGYESQSEADMALCCLLAFWTGGDHTRVDRLFRQSGLLRDKWDEVHYADGSTYGEKTIERAIANTSEFYDPDAREDSSEASSRQSESSTAGSHDEPTQNYAYLVEKNRLLTDLVDDLEATLEEKDERIAELEATNEALREALSDCQETLECRDQSSSPEMDEPSADDGNSIWGRARRFVGDDN, from the coding sequence ATGCGACCAAATGGACGCGCAGTAGGAGGCGGATCAGTGGTGTCTGAAAGCACGATCTCGGTGCTCCCCGAGCAATTACGTGAGCGTGACCAGTGGGTCTGCTGGCGAGAAGAGTCTCGAGATGGGAAACCAACGAAGATCCCGGTGACACCGGGAAGTGGTGAATTTGCGTCTTCGACGGATCCGGATACATGGGCGTCGATCGAGACGGCGCTCGAGTACGCCGATTCGGGAGATGCGGATGGCGTCGGGTTCGTGTTTACTGACGATGATCCCATCGTTGGTGTAGATCTCGATGACTGCCGAAATCCAGAGACTAGGGACGCCGAAGATGCAGCACAGGACATTATTGAGCGCCTCGATTCCTATACGGAGATTTCGCCCTCGGGAACTGGGTTTCATGTGCTCATCGAGGGTGAACTCCCGGACGGACGGAATCGACGTGGAAGTATCGAACTGTATGATACTGCCCGGTTTTTCACCGTGACTGGTGACAGCCTCGAGGAGATGCCCGGTCACGTTGCTCGTCGACAGGATGCACTCGAGGCGATTCATCGTGAATATGTCCAAGATAGTGAGAGCGATGGAACGTCCGAGTCAGGGTACCGTGGCGTGACTGACGATCAGGCTTCGACGGACACAGCAGGTGATGTTGACCTCGAGGACAAAGAATTGCTCGAGAAAGCCCAGAATGCGTCGAACGGTGAGAAGTTTGAGCGGCTCTGGAACGGGAACATGGCTGGGTACGAGAGCCAGTCGGAAGCCGATATGGCGCTGTGCTGTCTGCTGGCGTTCTGGACTGGCGGCGACCACACTCGAGTAGACCGACTCTTCCGCCAATCAGGGCTTCTCCGCGACAAATGGGACGAAGTCCACTACGCCGATGGGTCGACGTACGGCGAGAAAACCATCGAACGAGCGATTGCGAACACCTCCGAGTTTTACGATCCGGACGCTCGAGAGGACTCGAGTGAAGCGAGTTCCAGACAGAGCGAGTCGTCGACCGCTGGCAGTCATGACGAACCAACGCAAAATTATGCGTATTTGGTCGAGAAAAACCGACTGTTGACTGACCTCGTCGACGATCTCGAGGCAACACTCGAGGAGAAAGACGAACGTATCGCCGAACTCGAGGCGACTAACGAAGCGCTTCGGGAGGCTCTCAGTGACTGTCAAGAGACACTCGAGTGTCGTGATCAGTCTTCGAGCCCCGAGATGGATGAGCCAAGTGCCGATGACGGCAACTCGATCTGGGGCCGTGCACGGCGGTTCGTCGGAGACGACAATTGA